The Streptomyces sp. NBC_00670 genome window below encodes:
- a CDS encoding CHAT domain-containing protein: MEEMKPSRKPEPKRTGRRVSWKFLATVAVFSYLISRALRDGSWYPPLVALLAVLLLAVVVLALRHGPNLSMAGMGQMLLNAHHLDPLLKQLARANQLSMAGEVAAAAELLESVAADPAVQESPLMAALVAMTRSDLAAAQGDLQTAESEAVAAVRHHERGRNRSSHSEALEKLGKIQMLRGRNEESYATITQAVTVGGGRMYPLSRVRAELYLANLAFDRGDTPRACEHAMAARTLAAKWRCHPQHAGACDTLAALALMENKVADAARWTAEADSALSNGGGALPHRVRHLIATAAVSHAQGNDRGALDAYLEMMRGVAELRTRWGWRDAQEYYTDLYSEHEFAAYITAHTLHEGGDHQALDSYASLLDLGSRTTLRRMLRGELVSRAPDDIEQHGMAEIADLLSTLARAEDTGSGPEGALFSEVQAVPDRPEAASHQAAQVYERLETLVSLRFRWVIGADPHAPTADSRAYARRWNSHVVQARLVTNATESRVVGLWTTPGGTRHPFVHPVRGAAGALLGDVAGIDSLRDGRESVTTREPDHAGETEGVRAQAPDWRTSPRCHHLTSRDVSPWAALAGLLLPPGLLETLRHIDPTGSVPKLLVVPDSSLWRVPWAALSVAPDARDGYVVDRAVLAMSPSLSLMEEQQQAHRLPSGTGSGSRERAFAFLSGVDAEGLDMERAALDAAYGSDVTHAHSPEQLLSLLAPDGVDYALGTASVHGNDRPGLAHALRLDRTTTLSTARMLTLRFPHTLLINACLSAELDERHGTDPLGIPTVALCRGAETVIGGIFPLPDGKARNARYSHPTARILAVLYQLLAEGVAPSTALRSAQRRFRAEVGSVPPRLWAGLVSITTSFDDPFTPAPSLSEATQ, translated from the coding sequence ATGGAAGAAATGAAACCCAGCCGGAAGCCGGAACCCAAGCGCACAGGACGCCGAGTCTCCTGGAAGTTCCTCGCCACAGTGGCGGTCTTCTCGTACCTCATCTCCCGGGCGCTCAGGGACGGCTCCTGGTATCCGCCCCTGGTAGCGCTCCTGGCAGTGCTCCTTCTGGCTGTCGTCGTACTCGCCCTGCGGCACGGTCCGAACCTGAGCATGGCCGGCATGGGCCAGATGCTGCTCAATGCCCACCATCTGGACCCACTGCTCAAGCAATTGGCGAGAGCCAATCAACTGAGTATGGCCGGAGAGGTGGCCGCAGCCGCCGAGTTGCTGGAGTCCGTTGCCGCGGATCCGGCCGTACAGGAGTCCCCGCTCATGGCAGCCCTTGTCGCCATGACGCGCAGCGACTTGGCGGCGGCGCAGGGCGATCTGCAGACCGCCGAGTCGGAGGCGGTCGCCGCAGTGCGCCACCACGAACGGGGGCGTAACCGCTCAAGCCATTCCGAGGCCTTGGAAAAGCTCGGCAAGATCCAGATGCTGCGGGGCCGGAACGAAGAGTCGTACGCCACCATCACGCAAGCGGTGACGGTCGGTGGAGGCCGGATGTACCCGCTCAGCAGGGTTCGTGCGGAGCTGTACCTGGCCAACCTCGCCTTCGACCGGGGTGACACCCCGCGCGCATGCGAACACGCCATGGCTGCCCGTACGCTGGCCGCCAAGTGGCGCTGCCACCCTCAACATGCCGGCGCATGCGACACACTCGCTGCCTTGGCCCTCATGGAAAACAAGGTCGCCGATGCCGCCCGGTGGACCGCCGAGGCAGATAGTGCGCTCTCGAACGGCGGCGGCGCTCTGCCTCATCGCGTACGCCATCTGATCGCCACCGCTGCGGTCTCTCATGCACAGGGCAACGACAGGGGTGCTCTCGACGCGTACCTGGAGATGATGCGGGGCGTCGCCGAACTACGCACCCGCTGGGGCTGGCGCGATGCCCAGGAGTATTACACCGACCTCTACAGCGAGCACGAGTTCGCCGCCTACATCACGGCTCACACCCTCCATGAGGGTGGCGACCACCAGGCCTTGGACTCGTATGCGTCACTCCTCGACCTCGGCAGCCGAACCACCCTGCGCCGTATGTTGCGTGGTGAACTCGTCTCACGGGCACCCGACGACATCGAACAGCACGGCATGGCGGAGATCGCCGACCTGCTCAGTACGCTGGCCCGCGCCGAGGACACGGGTAGCGGGCCGGAGGGTGCGTTGTTCTCCGAGGTCCAGGCGGTCCCCGACCGGCCCGAGGCGGCGAGCCACCAGGCAGCACAGGTGTACGAACGTCTGGAGACGCTGGTGTCGTTGAGGTTTCGGTGGGTCATAGGAGCAGACCCTCACGCACCGACTGCCGATTCGCGTGCGTATGCGAGACGCTGGAACAGTCATGTGGTGCAGGCACGGCTCGTAACCAACGCCACGGAGAGCCGTGTCGTTGGCTTGTGGACGACTCCTGGGGGAACGAGGCACCCGTTCGTGCACCCGGTGCGGGGGGCCGCGGGAGCACTGTTGGGGGACGTGGCCGGCATTGACTCGCTACGGGACGGACGCGAATCGGTGACGACCCGGGAGCCGGATCACGCCGGGGAGACGGAGGGGGTGCGCGCGCAGGCACCGGACTGGCGGACGTCACCGCGCTGCCACCACCTGACCTCCCGTGACGTCTCACCCTGGGCGGCCCTGGCCGGTCTTCTGCTACCACCCGGCCTGCTGGAAACCCTGCGCCACATCGACCCCACTGGCTCGGTTCCCAAGCTGCTGGTCGTCCCCGATTCGAGCCTGTGGCGGGTGCCCTGGGCCGCGCTGAGTGTCGCGCCGGATGCCCGGGACGGGTATGTAGTGGATCGCGCCGTCCTCGCCATGTCGCCGAGCCTGTCCCTCATGGAAGAACAGCAACAAGCTCACCGGCTGCCATCGGGTACGGGGTCCGGGAGCCGAGAACGAGCATTCGCGTTTCTCTCTGGTGTGGATGCTGAAGGGCTGGACATGGAACGGGCCGCCCTGGACGCCGCGTACGGCTCGGACGTCACCCACGCCCACAGCCCCGAACAGCTCCTGTCGCTGCTGGCCCCCGATGGCGTCGACTACGCGCTGGGTACCGCCTCCGTGCACGGCAACGACAGACCAGGGCTCGCACACGCTCTGCGTCTGGACCGGACCACCACCCTGTCCACGGCCCGCATGCTCACGCTACGGTTCCCGCACACCCTGCTCATCAACGCTTGTCTCTCCGCCGAACTCGACGAGCGCCACGGCACCGACCCACTCGGCATCCCGACGGTCGCGTTGTGCCGGGGTGCCGAGACGGTCATCGGGGGAATCTTTCCGCTGCCGGACGGAAAGGCAAGAAACGCCCGGTACAGCCACCCGACGGCGCGCATCCTGGCCGTCCTCTACCAGCTCCTCGCCGAGGGCGTCGCACCTTCGACCGCGCTGCGCAGTGCACAGCGCCGATTCCGGGCAGAAGTCGGCTCCGTCCCGCCGCGACTTTGGGCGGGTCTCGTCAGTATCACGACGTCGTTCGACGACCCATTCACACCTGCTCCATCCCTGTCCGAAGCCACACAGTAA
- a CDS encoding helix-turn-helix domain-containing protein, whose protein sequence is MNALGSEETAVAEPPPEPGSGILRVFGRQLKRFRIRAGLERVEFGARTGYSPSTIGAYEQGRRVPPPRFIDAADELLDAGGVLREMKEEVARAQFPAFFRDAARLEAEAVELHVCDTQVINGLLQTEEYARAVFTMRRPLLDEETLEQRVTARMHRQGIFSRRPAPLMSFVIEEAVLRRPIGGPRVHQGQLEQLLLVGQNRSVEMQVMPLQREEHAGLGGPFTLIETREGQRIAYVEVQKSSSLYTERSSVRGLEAQYGIIRAQALTPWESMAFVERLLGEL, encoded by the coding sequence ATGAACGCGCTGGGCTCGGAGGAGACGGCGGTCGCGGAACCGCCGCCCGAGCCGGGGTCGGGCATTCTGCGGGTGTTCGGGCGGCAGTTGAAGCGGTTCCGGATCCGGGCCGGGCTGGAGCGCGTCGAGTTCGGTGCGCGGACGGGCTATTCGCCGTCCACCATCGGGGCGTACGAGCAGGGCAGACGCGTACCACCGCCCCGGTTCATCGACGCGGCGGACGAACTCCTGGACGCGGGTGGCGTCTTGCGAGAGATGAAGGAGGAGGTCGCGCGGGCGCAGTTCCCGGCGTTCTTCCGTGATGCGGCGCGGTTGGAGGCGGAAGCGGTCGAACTGCACGTGTGCGACACACAAGTGATCAACGGGCTTCTGCAGACGGAGGAGTACGCGCGGGCGGTCTTCACGATGCGGCGTCCCCTCCTCGACGAGGAGACGCTCGAGCAGCGGGTCACCGCTCGCATGCACAGGCAGGGCATCTTCTCGCGACGGCCCGCGCCGTTGATGAGCTTCGTCATCGAAGAGGCCGTGCTACGCCGTCCCATCGGCGGTCCCCGAGTCCACCAGGGGCAGCTCGAGCAACTTCTGCTCGTGGGACAGAACCGCAGTGTCGAGATGCAGGTCATGCCGTTGCAGCGGGAAGAACACGCGGGGCTCGGCGGCCCGTTCACCCTGATCGAGACGAGGGAGGGGCAGCGCATCGCCTACGTGGAGGTGCAGAAGAGCAGTTCTCTCTACACCGAACGGAGTTCCGTAAGAGGCCTCGAGGCGCAGTATGGGATTATCCGAGCCCAGGCTCTCACTCCGTGGGAGTCGATGGCCTTCGTCGAGAGGTTGCTGGGGGAACTGTGA
- a CDS encoding DUF397 domain-containing protein, which translates to MKGVAELTWVKSTYSSGEGGQCVEVALGGAPAVHVRDSKDTARPGLAVDRDAWAAFVGYAGERAR; encoded by the coding sequence GTGAAGGGCGTAGCGGAACTGACCTGGGTCAAGAGCACCTACAGCAGTGGTGAGGGCGGCCAGTGTGTCGAGGTCGCCCTCGGTGGTGCTCCCGCCGTTCATGTCCGGGACTCCAAGGACACGGCCCGGCCCGGGCTGGCCGTCGATCGGGACGCCTGGGCGGCGTTCGTCGGGTACGCCGGCGAACGGGCACGCTGA
- a CDS encoding class I SAM-dependent methyltransferase, which yields MATIASQEAFLHSFHAEYPAVTAEAFGRGRAPDGRSSYEVLCERVAGCGRVLDLGCGDGLLLEFLARDGGRRLAGVDLSPHSLALARRRPALAGARLEEGRAQALPFADNSFDACVSHLALMLMGEIEQVAAEIARVLVPGGVLACVVGGGAVGGEAFDRFLGLLRDTVGAAPATQRIPALGDRRTRSRDGLDEVLAPAGFAAVDWETVPIDLSGPVEQVWAAVSGLYDLGPLDGAAVERLRAAFCTEVRDLTTAEGTVPCAFKVHVATARLR from the coding sequence ATGGCGACGATCGCATCCCAAGAGGCGTTCCTGCACTCCTTCCACGCCGAGTACCCGGCGGTGACCGCGGAGGCGTTCGGCCGTGGCCGCGCTCCGGACGGGCGGTCCAGTTATGAGGTGCTGTGCGAGCGGGTGGCCGGGTGCGGGCGCGTGCTGGATCTCGGTTGCGGTGACGGGCTGTTGCTCGAGTTCCTGGCGCGGGACGGCGGAAGACGGCTCGCGGGAGTGGACCTGTCGCCGCACTCCCTCGCACTGGCACGGCGCCGGCCGGCGCTCGCCGGGGCCCGGCTGGAGGAGGGGCGGGCCCAGGCGCTGCCCTTCGCGGACAACAGTTTCGACGCCTGCGTCTCCCATCTGGCGCTGATGCTGATGGGCGAGATCGAGCAGGTCGCGGCGGAGATCGCCCGGGTCCTCGTGCCGGGAGGGGTCCTGGCCTGCGTGGTGGGGGGCGGGGCCGTCGGCGGTGAAGCCTTTGACCGGTTCCTCGGGCTGCTGCGGGACACGGTCGGGGCGGCCCCCGCCACGCAGCGCATCCCGGCACTGGGCGACCGGAGGACCCGCAGCCGCGACGGACTCGACGAAGTCCTCGCCCCGGCCGGCTTCGCGGCGGTGGACTGGGAGACCGTCCCCATCGACCTGAGCGGCCCGGTGGAACAGGTGTGGGCCGCCGTCTCCGGCCTCTACGACCTCGGCCCGCTGGACGGTGCGGCCGTGGAGCGGCTGCGCGCGGCCTTCTGCACCGAAGTACGTGACCTGACGACGGCGGAGGGCACCGTCCCCTGCGCCTTCAAGGTGCACGTCGCGACAGCGCGGTTGCGTTGA
- a CDS encoding class I SAM-dependent DNA methyltransferase, protein MTSPIPSPLTTTRASYDTAAVSYDRLLRDSLAELPYDRAVLDLFTGQVRGTGMDGPVADLGCGTGRVTSYLRALGLDVFGIDLSPGMVAVAREACPGVRFEVGTMTDLALPDASLAGAVAWYSLVHTPPHELPRHFAEFYRALAPGGQLALAYKVGEDNSVHLDRAYGHDLSLDVYRFAPDRLAQALTAAGFTETARLTREPDPALREKTPQAYVLARRE, encoded by the coding sequence ATGACTTCCCCGATCCCTTCCCCCCTCACCACCACCCGCGCCTCCTACGACACCGCCGCCGTCTCGTACGACCGCCTGCTGCGCGACTCGCTGGCCGAACTGCCCTACGACCGAGCCGTACTGGACCTCTTCACCGGACAGGTGCGCGGCACGGGCATGGACGGCCCGGTGGCGGATCTCGGCTGCGGCACGGGCCGGGTGACGTCGTACCTGCGCGCCCTCGGCCTGGACGTCTTCGGCATCGACCTCTCCCCCGGCATGGTGGCCGTCGCCCGCGAGGCCTGCCCCGGCGTGCGGTTCGAGGTCGGCACGATGACGGACCTCGCCCTGCCGGACGCCTCCCTCGCCGGGGCGGTCGCCTGGTACTCCCTGGTCCACACCCCGCCGCACGAACTCCCGCGCCACTTCGCGGAGTTCTACCGAGCCCTGGCCCCCGGCGGTCAACTCGCCCTGGCCTACAAGGTGGGCGAGGACAACAGCGTCCACCTGGACCGGGCATACGGCCACGATCTCTCACTGGACGTCTACCGTTTCGCCCCCGACCGCCTGGCCCAGGCACTGACCGCGGCAGGCTTCACGGAAACAGCCCGCCTGACCCGCGAACCGGACCCGGCACTGCGGGAGAAGACCCCACAGGCGTACGTACTGGCCCGCCGCGAGTGA
- a CDS encoding SRPBCC family protein gives MALFQLERVAPRLTVDQAWQRLTDWPRHADVAPLTRITVLTEPPTHEGTAFVGRTGVGPLGFDDPMEVTAWEPPPDHTPAHCRLEKHGRLLGGWVDITIHPHPPGGARVTWQEDLRVRGFPRLLDPTVRMGARRAYGYAVDRLLKT, from the coding sequence GTGGCCCTCTTCCAACTGGAACGCGTCGCCCCGCGGCTCACCGTCGACCAGGCCTGGCAGCGGCTGACGGACTGGCCGCGCCACGCCGACGTCGCCCCGCTGACCCGGATCACCGTGCTCACCGAGCCGCCCACCCACGAGGGCACGGCCTTCGTGGGCCGCACCGGCGTGGGCCCCCTGGGCTTCGACGACCCGATGGAGGTCACCGCCTGGGAACCCCCACCGGACCACACCCCGGCCCACTGCCGCCTGGAGAAGCACGGCCGGCTGCTCGGCGGCTGGGTGGACATCACCATCCACCCCCACCCCCCGGGCGGCGCCCGGGTGACCTGGCAGGAGGACCTACGCGTACGCGGCTTCCCCCGCCTCCTCGACCCCACCGTACGAATGGGCGCCCGTCGGGCGTACGGCTATGCGGTGGACCGCCTTCTGAAGACGTGA
- a CDS encoding UDP-glucuronic acid decarboxylase family protein → MDVHVWRRALVTGGAGFVGSHLCERLLDQGTEVVCLDNLATGSRGNVATFEQRSGFRFVHGDVTDPAVVRSLPGTFDLVLHFACPASPVDYLRLPLETLDVGSTGTRHALERARRDGARFLLASTSEVYGDPLEHPQTETYWGNVNPIGPRSVYDESKRFAEALVTAHRQVHGTDTAIVRIFNTYGPRMRTGDGRAVPTFIAQALDGMPLTVAGDGGQTRSLCYVDDTVSGVLALAGAAGETGPVNIGGADEITMLELARRVVELTGSSSRIRFVERPVDDPARRRPDTGRARERLGWEPTTSWTDGLERTIAWFTAQPMAA, encoded by the coding sequence GTGGACGTGCACGTGTGGCGCCGCGCGCTGGTGACCGGGGGAGCGGGCTTCGTCGGCTCGCATCTGTGCGAACGTCTGCTCGATCAGGGGACGGAGGTCGTCTGCCTGGACAACCTCGCCACCGGATCGCGCGGGAACGTCGCTACCTTCGAACAGCGGTCCGGTTTCCGGTTCGTGCACGGCGACGTCACCGACCCGGCCGTCGTCCGCTCGCTGCCCGGTACCTTCGACCTCGTACTGCACTTCGCCTGCCCCGCCTCGCCCGTGGACTATCTGCGGCTCCCGCTGGAGACGCTGGACGTCGGCAGCACCGGCACCCGCCACGCGCTCGAACGCGCCCGGCGCGACGGTGCGCGCTTCCTGCTCGCCTCCACCTCCGAGGTGTACGGCGACCCGCTCGAACACCCGCAGACGGAGACGTACTGGGGGAACGTCAACCCGATCGGGCCGCGCAGCGTCTACGACGAGTCCAAGCGGTTCGCGGAGGCGCTGGTCACCGCGCACCGGCAGGTGCACGGCACGGACACGGCGATCGTCCGCATCTTCAACACCTACGGACCCCGGATGCGGACGGGCGACGGGCGAGCGGTGCCGACGTTCATCGCACAGGCGCTCGACGGCATGCCGCTCACCGTCGCCGGGGACGGCGGGCAGACGCGCTCCCTGTGCTACGTCGACGACACGGTGAGCGGGGTGCTCGCGCTGGCGGGCGCGGCCGGGGAGACCGGGCCCGTGAACATCGGCGGGGCCGACGAGATCACCATGCTGGAGCTGGCCCGACGGGTGGTGGAGCTGACGGGCTCCTCCTCCCGCATCCGGTTCGTCGAACGGCCCGTCGACGACCCGGCCCGGCGGCGGCCGGACACGGGGCGGGCGCGGGAGCGGCTGGGCTGGGAGCCCACGACCTCCTGGACGGACGGCCTCGAACGCACGATCGCCTGGTTCACGGCGCAGCCGATGGCGGCCTGA